The DNA window ATACAATTGCTACGCAAAGCTAAATTTCGGATTGGTGACTTCTATAAGGGTCTGTTATTtactctcagaccactatagagtaCTTACTCGGATCAGTCGATGTTTACATTGACACAGTAATGTGTTAATTCTCAGACAACTCAAATAGTGGTCTGGTTAATTGGGCAAATATCCTTTGAGTTTGTTTTTAGTATTAGCTGTGCATAAATTAATACACATTTGATAGTCTCTGATAGGACAGTGGTAACGTTAGGgaatatgaaataacagtcaGAGAAAACGTTACtttaaaatttgatgataatattttaaatctttatttgaaatatagagaaaaatAGAATAGTATTAGAACCTCCTGGGCCGTGGTAGAATACGATAAGCGAATGcgtgtcaaatttattttagtttaaattattaaaagttaAGTGATTGAAGAACAGAATATGGAATGCAATAGGTGAATGTAGAACAGTGTACTGAGTAAATACGTACagtaaattgataaaataaaatgacatgtttaaCTTTGGCCTTGATAGAGCGCCATAGGATTCGAAGCTGTGATCACAATAGATTGAAATCTTGTCTATCgctttaaccactcggccacaaGGCTaccaataaataaacatttctcTATAAATTGTTTCATTATACGTGTaagtaaaatattaatataaagcAGATTCAATTTGTTCAATTGGAGATGTAAAGACATTTTATAATGGTCCTACTAATAATTTTTACACAATCTAAAATAATCGTTATCGTAGACAACCACGACCATGGCCACTTACTAATTTAAGTGTAAATTTCACACAGTGGATTTCAGACTTCTTACTAAATATGTGTACGTTTCACACTCTGGATTTCAGAAATGTGATTTTGAGATAACTGGAAGGAATTGCAAAACTTGTTTTTCCCTTTGTGCTTATTTTTCGGCttacaatatttgaatttcCTTTTTATAATGTGAACATACCAGATATAATCTGAAAGGTCATGGTTTCTAATAGAAAGggtaaaatgttttatatatacatactttgACCTTGATCTCTGTATATTTTAAACTGCAGTGATAAGATAAATTATTCTacgcacaagccaagttattgtctttgaacagaaaatatgggttaTATACCCCGAgtgttctacgtcacgacaacacgtgtGCACGTCACTGGTTCTATCAGACTTGCAACTCGTTATTATTTGTCCCGATTGTTCATAAATCATGTTTGAGGAGgtgttattataataatattattccTCAAAATATAAAGGTTTTGTTActactcgtagtgacaaggacGTTTGTGTCACTtgtatttcccttggctgaacGGGGGAAAAATGTTGGCGGATAATACTTAATTATTACCTTACAGAAATTTAGTTTAGATTGTAACATTTCATCTCATGAATGTaaccgttttttttttatctcaactCTTAGCAGGTTAACAAGAATAGTATAGATCTGCACAGCATAATTGTCATCAACTCACGACTATTTTCAGGAAATTGTATCCACTTTTTACATTATACAGGACCCCAACTGTTTTATTTCACAATTATTCTATGAATGTCTCGAACGGTttagtccagggataaaatgtACAGGTAACAAATACGGGTTGAAATTTTACTAGTTATAACCACCCTAATTTTGCATATTTCGTAATGAATGGGGTGATTGTACAATTCATGATGCAAATCGactttacattttaatgattAAATTCAATATTGGACGTCACCATTGTATGCAAGGGATTTCTCTCTCCCAAACAAAACGTAGACTTGAAAGTTCTGCCTAGTGCAGCATATTTCACTTGAAAGTTACATCAGGCTCTAAACCGTTGTATATTCATTCTCTACATTGTAGATTACAGATATAGAACTCAATTAAAATGGTTCACAAATGTATTAATCTAAGCCTTCCCTCCCCTTCTTcaattttaatgattttcatAAACAATGAGCTTACAGTGATTGGTCTGACAAAAGAGCAAATTCCATGGTCTAAGGTATAGATATCTACAGGTCTCTACGTGCAACTTGTATAGTGTACACGTGTCTAACGCACATCATTAACCTCCATAAACTCGTGCAGTGCAGATCTATACATCCTCAGAAGACCATGGCAAACCTTGTTGGAACTTGGAAATTAGAGAAAAAAGAGGGGGCCGAGGAAATAACCAAGGTATTAGAAGCGAAAGAAGACACCGCTCAACTCTTCATAGGGATGACGCCAACTATGGAGGTGTCCAAAACCGACAACACCTTTACATTCAAATTGAAAATCTCGGACACCATTACCTTAGAATACATCATAATAGTAAGTAACGGTTTTTAGTGACATTTTGACTATCGTCGTCAATGAATTCACATATATCTAGTGTCTAGTAAATGACGAACAAAGTTGTTCATATGAAATTACTTCGGTAAAACAGTTGAAATGTGTAACAAAGTTCATATCGCCAGACAATGTTAGGAACTGTTACCGCGATTTGCCATTCTGATAACCTATACCGGGTCAGACAAGCATGAACTAAAAAAATGGACTGTGAACTCTATCACATTTTTCTTATCCATCACGGTAAATCTCGGCTAACATACGTTGGTAGTGTAAAGTGAAATGTAACATCAATTTTTCCCGATTTCTAGTAAAGAAATTGATAGTATATGTTCATTTCTTTTTTCCACAGGTGGGCGAGGAGTTCGAAATAACCAATCACATTACAGGAGAGAAAGGAAAGGCCACAGCAAAACTGGATGGTGACAAATTGGTTATTACTCCTGTCGCGGACAGTCCAAAAGCAATGACAACAAGTGAAGAAGTGGTTGACGGTAAACTTGTGATAACCTTGACTACAAAGAGCGGCGTGACCTGTAAGCAAGTCTACGGGAAGGCTTAAACGGGCATCACCAATACTGAAATAGGCGTATCGACTTGTAACGTGCTTCTCTTTGTATTCGATAAACCCGAACAATTACTGATGAAATCCAgtctgtttgaaaaaaatcacaatgcttaatttgtaatttttattgcGTGTTGCAAATAAAGTGCAagtgttgtttattttaccaaTGAAATGTGCAATTCATGTGTACACCCTTTTATTCAGCTTCTAACATCGCCATACGTTTGTCTCCGTTGTTTATTTACTGTGTTGTTGCTGGACAAATTTATCCGTGACGGATAAAAAAAGTCACcaaattaatttataaataatcaaaatgtGTAATAAGAATTTTAGACTAACTTTTAACTAACTTCTGTTTCTAAAAAAACTAgcctatgtatgttactagtTATGCTGGGTTCTAAAAAGTAGTCTTtatgaacatcagttgccatggtaaccataaATCGCCATgtgtaaatttgacatttattgcaatgaagtaataataataattttgatgatAAGAAAAACATGCTTGCCTGTAAAAACATCTATCTTTGGAAATTTGTTTAACATACTGAGTCCAAAAAAGCTTTCATACAAAttggttgccatagtaaccaatCGCAACTATCAGACATAAACATAAAAAAGTATAGGgggaatatttttttcatgctcATAACATTTCTGAGTTGGTGACATCCATTGTAACACACGAAGTAAAAcaggatagctgtttccatagaaacaaaAAGTAGGCTTAAAAAGTTCcatgtttcaaaaaaaaactatgCCTCTGACAATAACATTTAAGTAATAATGATTCGGATAATAATAACCGAATTTAAACTAGGGTGAGTTGTTATGCTAAGTCCTTAAAAGGAGTAAtctcattgtacatgtagcaagacacagaagaagaagaaaacatAAGTACCTCATCTGTTTTCCCTCCACGACTACAAACAGGTACAGTCAACAAAGTTGTTCTTGCCAATAAAAGTTATACGGAATTCTTCAGAGGgccagcaatttttttttcgatcGGTAGCGGGAGAGGAGCAAACAAGGACGAATTGTGGTTGgggaagtcctgattttgatacagtgggaGGGTAAAACATGACATAGTATGTAAGGTAACGCACATTGTGTACTctaaaatgaattgttggtttAGTGGAAAGCACATTCACTGAAATGTTTTCCTGTTGATGAGTGGGTAAATCACTCTCAATATTGGGTGGGCAGTGGGCTGACGGGGAAGTTTAAACCAATGGGAGGTAGGGAAGgagggcagatatccttcacTACCAGTTGGATGGCACATAAGAACAGCTAAACAGCCTTCCAccatttttttggggggtggggtgTGGGGTGTGGGGCGAATCCATTTAACTCATTACCTTACggtctgaaacaacataatATTATGATAATGAAAACCACATATCTTCCCATTGGCTGCACCTGTACAAGGGCACCGAAAGACTTTTGAAATGCAGAATGATGACTTAACTCGGTCTTGGCTGTTACATAAACATGTGAGAAGAATGTGACTAGTGGATGTGCATGCTATAGCTAATGGTACAGTAGTACTAGGAGGTCTTGCaaataatttgttgtcaatcaTTACGTTCCAATGGTAAGGGGCCTCCAGTCAGTAACTATAAGGGGGGATGGGGAGGGGGAAAGTTTAACAAATCAGTTCTCAGGGGAGGACCGTATATTAGAAAATTggattgagggagggtcatattttactttgactcattgtattgtctgACTCagttttgcattattttgtgattttggcatcccatcgCTGCTACCGCAACTCTACACACCACTTTTGCCACATCGGTTAGGGTTAAgtttagggttaggttaggtaCAGTAATATCAGACAAtatcaaattgctgctgacaacaaCGCATtgaattaattgtcagttgtgatgtgaggGAAGAAGTGGGTCTCGCAGGATAACAGTTGGGTACGATATTAGGGTTAGTGTTGTGGAGATGACACGTTGACCTCGGTCCCGACAGTGTCGGGAGTGTTTGGGAGTTAACgttgtggccttcagctcagctattaaatgaaatcaaaacacagGTATTGATTAATACAATGCCATCACACAAATTCACTGCGATAGTAGTAGTTggggaaataaccaatgcctttgAAACGTttaatgtggtggcagcggtgggattaagtcctttaaaccattgattctgaGACGAGTGCCCTTTTCCATGCCTGACGgcatttaaaccatgttttttgaaatattttaacacgggagggtcatgttttagagaaaggacaTTCGATGGAtggtcattttttaaaacaacggAATCGGGTATgataaattttatgaaaaaaccCATTCCTGATTTCCCCCGGCCCTCCCTcctatgtaattattttaggCTCGCTGATGAAATAtgcttgtgtctgtctgtctgtctgtctgtctgtctgtctgtctgtctgtctgtctgcctgcctgcctgcctgcctgcctgtctgtctgtctgtctgtctgtctgtctgtctgtctgtctgtctgtctgtatacacACTATCTAAACTCTACAAACTCTGAAATCCTATTCCTTACGGGGGTTTACTCCTATAGTTGGCGAGTGAGTATTTACCTTCATGGCGACATTTCGAGACTAGTTCggattttttgttcagtaacATAATactcttttcagcattgattatacaaagTTTCTCAGATATAAAACAGCAGTAAACCCCCTGTAAGGAATATTTTAGTCCAACCATCTTGTTACgcagtatatacatacaaacattaagtgtGTGtaccgaccttgacaatcccaatttagttgtctgaagatcgctcgaagcgtgaaattctgagtaacgacttattacatccttattcttttgaattaagtctataatgctctgctactcatatttgcatcgagcactgttctctccaacGAGACACTTACATTATCTGATATCCAACATCTTTCTAGTTACTAGTGCGCATGTCACTCAATTCACCTGCATATTAAAAGCCGGTATTCTAAAAGAAGGTGGCAATACCATCATAGAAGTGTCGCGACAAGCAGCAGTGCTGGAAAGATGACATCGGTGCACCCTGATACTGACAATTTCAAATTACAATCAGAAAGTGTCAACAACCAGCAGAGTGTGGACGATGGACATAACAGCAGACACTGTGGCAATGATGGTGAAACGCGGCCATCGTTGAACACCGATAGGGAGTTCAATAACACACACGTCGCTGTCATCTCCACGATGGATGGAAGTACCAACAAGACTAGCAGTGTGAATGCCAAACGTTTCAAGAAACCACTAGCATGGTGCAAGTTTATTGTCAAGAAACCCAAAACAGCTTTTGGTAAGTATTTTCCAAGCCGTATTCAGGTGCGGTCAACCAACGAAGctgttatcatttttttttcgatCGGTAGCGGGAGGGGAGCATGCAAGGAAGAATTGCAGAGGGGAAGTCTTGGTTTTGATACAGTGGGAAGGGAAAACATGATGATGTCTGTAAGGTAAAACTCACTCTACGACAAAATGAATTGTTGATATAGTGGAAAGCACGAACGTTTTCCTGGTTGAGAGTGGGTAAATCATTCCCAATATTGGGTAGGTGGTGAGCTGGTGGGCAAATTGAAACCCAGTGGAAAGCTAGGGAGGGAGCGCAAATATACTTCACCACCAGTGAGAGGGCATATAAGAATAACTAAAAAATCTCCCCACAATTTTTTTGGGGTGCGAttctattaaaaacatttttggtctgaaacaacgtataattaatgaaaaccacaaatctgccCCGTTGGCTGCACTTGGCCTGTTGTAGAGGTTTACTATATAACCAACATCAACATTTGACTTTTTTCATTGCGTTCTGTCAAGGTCAAAGCTGAGGGAATATAAACATTTTTCCTGAACATGAAGGAACCCAAGTCAATGAATACAATGTGCGACTATTTGAAAATGAGGTAGTGGGTCTAGcatataaatgacatcaaaataattatgaaaCACAAAAACAGGTTTTTTCTGTATGTCGTCGATATATCTGTATTCCAGAGGGGTATTTTAAAGTCACACATATTTGAAACGACAAATAAAAAAAGgaaaggaaggaaggaagaatAGGtgaaaaagaaatgcatatttcaatgttatttatttgtggCCATGGTTAATATGCCATCAAGTGAGCAGTAtcattgcaaaatattaagAGATCttaatttatgataaaatatacgAAATAAGACATAACATAACGACACGTCTGCGTTCATCGTTACTATGGTGATgaggccatacatgtatatctttataTGTCGTGAACTACTTTCAATACAAGATGGCGGGGAATGACTAGTCATTCATCACTATGTATATAAATGATCGGGCGTTCTGGTAATGTACCAGCGATTTGTTCTAGATTACGTGATATAGAAACAGCAGCACAACACTTTCACATTAACATGACGATTGTTTTTTCCTGAGTGGCTGATTGTTGTTTTTTCCCCCTTTTATAGTTTAATTACGACAAGGTTATATTTATCATGTGTTTCCTTTATTCGTAACAAGACATTTATCAAAAGGGCGTTGACCTATGTGTGCATAATGCTAAAAAATCGATCGTCGATATGTTGGTGCCAATGACGAACCCGTCTCCTTTTAATTTCATGGGTATATGCTACTGGTAGTAAATGTAGCACCGCTAAAACATTGCACGTTTATATGTAATCATATTAATAGCCGAGCTGTAGCAGCAAGTCTGGCTCCTTTATTTCCGCATTTTTTATATGAGCACTCAATAATTATTTACCAGAGGCCAGAACTATTACTATAGGAACGTCAGTGAAATCGATAAAGCGCTGGAACGTCTTTTGACTTCAAGGAAATCTATGTATACTGGTTTTAGTTTATTAGTATTcttatatattatcatttttatccaGAAAGTGATAAATGAAGTTACATTCAATGTGATGAAGAGAATGGTTTGTACCGTATTGTTTGGTTTctgtaatgttgttgttgttgttgttgttgttgttgttgttgttgttgttgttattgttattattattattattattattattattattttatcattaatattacaagttaaggggtttaatattatataataataataaatattggGAGGACTTTAGAGGACTGTCACTTTTGGTTGTGGGTAGGAGGTGTCAAGGTTGAAGTTTTACACACACAATTAATTGACGTCAAGGGcaacatatctcattcaaaTTTCAAGTCATAACAGTTTGGAGCTTAGTACTTGCTCTGTATATGAATATAAGTAGAaccatattgttttatttttattactaaTTGTGCagacttacatgtaaataacctgtaacttataatatttcaaatccAACGTACGTCATTACATCGTGGAGGATACCCTGTCGACAAAGTCTAATTACATATACCTGCCCATACTTGCCATTCTAGTAACAGTTTTGGGCACAAAACGTAGGTCAGAGTGAAATCACCTCAGAAATCCACAAGATCAAGAGTCTGTCCGAACGTAAAAAGTATATATTACTGTGTATGCCTTTggaactaactgactgactgactgactgactgactgactgactgactgtgactTCACATATTTTGGACTAGGGCCAAATGCGTTGTTCTGTAATGATTAAATAAATGTGCCGATGATATTCcctgaaaaaaatatgtgtaatgtGCCTTGCTTGATCATCGTAGACTTTCACAACACACTGTAATCATGATTCATTATCGTTCAGTGAATTCATGTAATACAGTCCAAAGTAAATGTTTGTGTTGCATCCATGAAGCAATTTGTCAGCAGTTGACATTTACAATATAGATCGATTACGCAA is part of the Glandiceps talaboti chromosome 2, keGlaTala1.1, whole genome shotgun sequence genome and encodes:
- the LOC144445216 gene encoding uncharacterized protein LOC144445216 — its product is MANLVGTWKLEKKEGAEEITKVLEAKEDTAQLFIGMTPTMEVSKTDNTFTFKLKISDTITLEYIIIVGEEFEITNHITGEKGKATAKLDGDKLVITPVADSPKAMTTSEEVVDGKLVITLTTKSGVTCKQVYGKA